Proteins encoded in a region of the Sugiyamaella lignohabitans strain CBS 10342 chromosome B, complete sequence genome:
- the SET3 gene encoding histone-binding protein SET3, translating to MNEPQQPQLPQASGLSLDGVAALAAAAAAMDRLATDSNVGNVSPSATDNSSVSSSNGLLTPSGGPESVAKVSNMETNPSLSTSTTTPLSSNQSDIPLSSATSITSLQDHDRLSSPQLLAKPATFSRDVTTIKQDGFSSESSIQQPALYKTHQSDGTVPDRVPEQASTTQEPLPTAIVPASLPTPVSAPLSEPASKSTAGPALAPTLESLPASSITAATVVTPIPDTVISSVPSKVEKELEPKLKQEPKLVAEPPVEYPIDAGIIRCICGFDDDDGFTIQCEKCNAWQHAQCVDIADEAQVPDIYYCDQCSDRTVDVQLAIERQTKRIQESVASAKKKKQRSRSRKENRTDGSPDTKTKTGGANSPKVGDDASNAPSSNVNSAPSENTPAEGTANTPGPATVTFAPNLVTTPNNDHDDSNEQTASSTDNTKRGRRKRQSSQESLNKMNEEAASISVNNSTSGHNTPIPRSPVVESDTEQDDNKFYLEQNFKCQFVAVTENRIVSESVRKYIESIPSLSHLDEDSCSFLTGQEFAHIKPAKVSVRPTSDQSKQKFMGFSKFGLFLESGIQRHRFVIEHFGEIMFQRDYKSNPVNQYRLFGCPKPGVLFVPSLDIAIDSRRIGSEAGFIRNSCKPNIKFSTIVVEGNTSHVHFAAFALEPIKAGTELTVGWDWDPKHPVHKISGDDSDSLSIEERQFLVRSSKMIQQRGIECACKSGADCVLTKMKKAGLGGPRSTRLGKKSLEQKQLQLQKQQLQQKQLYGLSDSSIDALGSSSPLRSPSTPATPLYSAREERKIQGAMSLIEKMEQRESAKRKRTSASGDDGTGASNKIESAPVSGDEGGTVNDDEANSSILSNSTAEMNNRSSSPISPIERSVPPGTSQISEPASKKHKLDEPVQPLVVTPRQKKLARYLLAKQEYISQQRTRPRQYSPVSPSSLSRFSGSPPSPSRGKFVGSLPHLAITNNIGAPGVLSVEQTPSPLTPRTFVNGFHPAPPVSTGTQPMNGPIPAASSNGNGAVSTSTGLGIGVDAPPQKPTVKKKLSFADYRKKQKPPSTGTNLSSTISSATTPSVTSSASSGPITDQK from the coding sequence ATGAATGAGCCACAACAGCCACAGTTGCCACAGGCATCAGGACTGTCGCTAGATGGTGTTGCTGCGTTggccgctgccgctgctgccatgGATAGGCTGGCTACTGATAGTAACGTTGGAAATGTGAGCCCTAGTGCCACTGATAACAGTTCAGTATCTTCGTCAAATGGTCTACTTACGCCTTCTGGTGGTCCAGAGTCTGTGGCAAAAGTTAGTAATATGGAGACTAATCCATCTCTATCGacgtcaacaacaacaccatTGTCATCTAATCAATCAGATATTCCCCTATCATCTGCTACTAGTATAACTTCGTTACAAGACCATGATAGGCTGTCATCACCACAGCTATTAGCTAAGCCGGCAACCTTTTCTCGGGATGTCACTACTATTAAGCAAGACGGATTTTCTTCAGAATCCTCTATACAACAACCTGCTCTATATAAAACACATCAGTCGGATGGTACGGTGCCTGACCGTGTACCTGAACAGGCGTCCACTACACAAGAACCGCTACCGACAGCAATCGTTCCAGCATCACTACCAACACCTGTTTCAGCACCTCTATCAGAGCCAGCATCAAAATCGACAGCTGGACCAGCTCTGGCTCCGACACTTGAATCTTTACCAGCAAGTTCAATCACAGCTGCAACTGTAGTCACGCCAATACCAGACACCGTCATTTCATCAGTGCCGAGTAAAGTGGAAAAGGAGCTGGAACCAAAGCTAAAACAAGAGCCAAAGCTTGTGGCAGAGCCTCCAGTTGAATACCCTATCGATGCAGGTATTATTCGTTGTATCTGTGGAttcgatgatgacgatggaTTCACTATTCAATGTGAGAAATGTAATGCTTGGCAACATGCGCAATGTGTCGATATTGCTGATGAGGCCCAAGTGCCCGATATTTATTACTGCGACCAGTGTAGCGATCGCACAGTTGACGTTCAACTGGCTATTGAAAGACAAACAAAACGGATTCAAGAGTCGGTTGCCAGCgctaaaaagaagaagcagagatCAAGGAGTAGGAAAGAGAATCGAACCGATGGGTCTCCTGATACTAAGACTAAGACTGGGGGTGCAAATAGCCCTAAAGTTGGTGACGATGCTTCAAATGCTCCTTCTTCAAATGTAAATTCAGCTCCATCGGAAAATACACCTGCAGAGGGGACAGCAAATACCCCCGGCCCTGCTACAGTTACATTTGCTCCCAACCTTGTGACGACCCCTAATAATGACCATGATGATAGTAATGAACAAACTGCCTCCAGTACTGATAATACTAAGCGTGGTAGACGCAAGAGGCAGTCCTCTCAAGAGAGTCTAAACAAGATgaatgaagaagcagcaagTATTTCAGTTAATAACAGCACCAGTGGTCACAACACCCCTATTCCTCGCTCACCGGTTGTGGAGTCTGACACGGAACAGGATGATAACAAGTTCTATTTAGAGCAGAATTTCAAGTGCCAATTTGTTGCAGTGACTGAAAATCGCATTGTCTCGGAAAGTGTGCGAAAGTACATTGAGTCGATTCCTTCGCTTTCTCATCTAGACGAAGATTCATGTTCTTTTCTTACCGGCCAAGAGTTTGCTCATATAAAACCTGCGAAAGTGAGCGTGCGACCCACTTCTGACCAGTCCAAGCAAAAGTTCATGGGATTTTCTAAGTTTGGTCTATTTTTGGAGTCTGGCATTCAAAGACATCGGTTTGTTATCGAACATTTTGGTGAGATCATGTTTCAACGAGATTACAAATCCAACCCTGTGAACCAGTACCGACTCTTTGGCTGTCCTAAACCAGGTGTGCTTTTTGTGCCAAGTTTGGATATTGCTATAGATAGTAGGAGAATAGGTTCTGAAGCAGGATTCATTCGGAATAGTTGTAAACCGAATATCAAGTTTAGCaccattgttgttgagggaAACACTAGTCATGTGCACTTTGCCGCGTTTGCCCTTGAACCTATCAAGGCAGGGACTGAGTTAACTGTAGGCTGGGATTGGGACCCCAAACACCCTGTTCACAAAATTTCTGGTGATGACAGTGACTCGTTGTCTATTGAAGAACGGCAGTTTCTCGTGAGATCCAGTAAAATGATTCAACAGCGGGGTATCGAGTGTGCGTGTAAGAGTGGTGCTGACTGCGTATTAaccaaaatgaaaaaggCTGGTCTAGGTGGTCCTCGTAGTACTAGACTTGGTAAGAAGTCTCTGGAGCAAAAACAGTTACAACttcagaagcagcaacTCCAACAGAAGCAACTTTACGGCTTGAGTGACAGTAGTATCGATGCTTTAGGCTCTAGTTCTCCCTTGAGGTCTCCCAGTACTCCTGCTACTCCACTGTATTCTgcaagagaagaaagaaagattCAAGGGGCCATGTCTCTTATCGAGAAAATGGAGCAACGGGAGTCTGCAAAGCGCAAGCGAACTTCTGCATCTGGGGATGATGGTACTGGTGCTAGCAACAAGATAGAGTCAGCTCCTGTTTCAGGAGATGAAGGAGGGACGgttaatgatgatgaagcaaATTCCAGTATCTTATCTAACAGTACCGCTGAAATGAATAACAGGTCGTCGTCTCCAATATCTCCAATCGAGAGAAGTGTTCCGCCTGGTACTTCGCAAATCTCTGAGCCTGCTAGCAAAAAGCATAAGCTGGATGAACCTGTTCAGCCTCTGGTAGTCACGCCGAGACAAAAGAAGTTGGCTAGGTACCTTCTTGCGAAACAGGAGTATATTTCTCAGCAAAGGACAAGGCCAAGACAATATTCGCCAGTGTCTCCTTCTTCCTTATCGCGATTCAGTGGTAGCCCCCCATCACCCTCGAGAGGCAAATTTGTCGGTTCTTTGCCTCATCTTGCAATCACTAATAATATTGGTGCTCCTGGTGTTCTGTCTGTAGAGCAGACACCCAGCCCTCTAACTCCAAGGACCTTTGTCAATGGTTTCCATCCGGCACCCCCAGTTTCTACTGGAACTCAACCAATGAACGGCCCAATACCGGCCGCATCATCTAACGGTAATGGAGCGGTTTCGACAAGTACTGGTCTTGGTATAGGTGTAGATGCTCCACCCCAAAAGCCAACcgtcaagaagaagctttCTTTTGCAGATTACagaaagaaacaaaagccTCCCTCGACTGGCACAAACTTATCGTCTACCATCAGCTCTGCTACAACGCCATCCGTCACCtcttctgcctcttctggcCCTATAACGGACCAGAAATAA
- the HEM12 gene encoding uroporphyrinogen decarboxylase HEM12 (Uroporphyrinogen decarboxylase; catalyzes the fifth step in the heme biosynthetic pathway; localizes to both the cytoplasm and nucleus; a hem12 mutant has phenotypes similar to patients with porphyria cutanea tarda; GO_component: GO:0005737 - cytoplasm [Evidence IEA,IEA]; GO_component: GO:0005737 - cytoplasm [Evidence IDA] [PMID 14562095]; GO_component: GO:0005634 - nucleus [Evidence IEA,IEA]; GO_component: GO:0005634 - nucleus [Evidence IDA] [PMID 14562095]; GO_function: GO:0016831 - carboxy-lyase activity [Evidence IEA]; GO_function: GO:0016829 - lyase activity [Evidence IEA]; GO_function: GO:0004853 - uroporphyrinogen decarboxylase activity [Evidence IEA,IEA]; GO_function: GO:0004853 - uroporphyrinogen decarboxylase activity [Evidence IDA] [PMID 2180703]; GO_function: GO:0004853 - uroporphyrinogen decarboxylase activity [Evidence IMP] [PMID 7035824]; GO_process: GO:0006783 - heme biosynthetic process [Evidence IEA]; GO_process: GO:0006783 - heme biosynthetic process [Evidence IMP] [PMID 14559249]; GO_process: GO:0006783 - heme biosynthetic process [Evidence IMP] [PMID 1471989]; GO_process: GO:0006783 - heme biosynthetic process [Evidence IMP] [PMID 7035824]; GO_process: GO:0006779 - porphyrin-containing compound biosynthetic process [Evidence IEA,IEA]; GO_process: GO:0006782 - protoporphyrinogen IX biosynthetic process [Evidence IEA]) — translation MHVEIKDKIGPHFPEPLREPEDMSKLTEKPDVKKELQWALDAITMTRKKLNGRVPLLGFCGAPWTLMVYMIEGGGSKLYRFVRTWLYKYPEESKKLLQRITDVAVEFLALQVTAGAQMLQVFESWAGELGPTEFREFSLPYLKDIANRVPKRIRELGHEPVPMTVFAKGAWYALDELADSGYDVVSLDWLYDPKDAVKVANGRVTLQGNLDPGVIYGSKETITRKVNEMIGGFGKQKYIINFGHGTQPFMDPENVRWFLEECHRVGSA, via the coding sequence ATGCATGTTGAGATCAAAGATAAAATTGGTCCCCACTTTCCTGAGCCACTGCGTGAGCCTGAAGATATGTCCAAGCTGACTGAGAAGCCAGACGTCAAAAAGGAGTTACAATGGGCTTTGGATGCTATTACTATGACCAGAAAGAAACTAAATGGCAGAGTTCCTCTCTTAGGATTCTGTGGTGCTCCTTGGACTCTGATGGTTTATATGATTGAAGGAGGTGGATCGAAATTGTACAGATTTGTACGCACTTGGCTTTATAAGTATCCTGAAGAGTCGAAGAAGCTTCTTCAACGCATTACagatgttgctgttgagttCTTAGCACTTCAGGTAACTGCTGGTGCACAGATGCTACAGGTTTTCGAGTCTTGGGCAGGTGAGTTGGGACCTACTGAATTCAGAGAGTTCTCGTTGCCTTATCTTAAAGATATTGCAAACAGAGTTCCCAAGAGAATCCGAGAACTGGGTCACGAACCTGTCCCAATGACAGTATTCGCCAAAGGAGCTTGGTATGCTCTTGATGAGCTGGCTGATTCAGGATACGATGTAGTTTCTTTGGATTGGCTCTACGATCCAAAGGATGCTGTTAAAGTGGCTAATGGAAGGGTGACCCTTCAAGGAAATCTTGATCCTGGTGTTATCTATGGCTCTAAAGAAACCATTACCCGCAAGGTCAATGAAATGATCGGTGGTTTTGGCAAACAAAAGTACATTATTAACTTTGGTCACGGTACTCAACCTTTCATGGACCCCGAAAATGTCCGTTGGTTCTTGGAAGAATGCCACAGAGTAGGCAGTGcatga
- the PKP1 gene encoding protein kinase PKP1 — MVRIRDRGGGIPPELQASVMDFAYSTYEENEGTGFATLNSPPGGSSIAGLGYGLPLSKAYAEFFGGRLQIQSYHGWGTDIYVTLKSPVNLYVGHGPGQTGVHGSYSMTDYAM, encoded by the coding sequence ATGGTCCGTATAAGGGACAGAGGTGGCGGTATCCCACCTGAACTCCAGGCTAGTGTTATGGACTTTGCATATTCCACATATGAAGAGAACGAAGGAACGGGATTTGCAACCCTTAATTCGCCTCCTGGCGGTAGTTCCATTGCAGGACTTGGATATGGACTGCCTCTTAGTAAGGCATATGCCGAGTTTTTTGGTGGTAGACTTCAAATCCAGAGCTACCATGGATGGGGAACTGATATCTATGTCACCCTTAAAAGTCCTGTAAATCTCTACGTTGGACATGGACCGGGCCAAACTGGCGTTCACGGTTCTTACTCCATGACAGACTATGCCATGTAA
- the HSP42 gene encoding Hsp42p (Small heat shock protein (sHSP) with chaperone activity; forms barrel-shaped oligomers that suppress unfolded protein aggregation; involved in cytoskeleton reorganization after heat shock; protein abundance increases and forms cytoplasmic foci in response to DNA replication stress; GO_component: GO:0005832 - chaperonin-containing T-complex [Evidence IPI] [PMID 15704212]; GO_component: GO:0005737 - cytoplasm [Evidence IDA] [PMID 11914276]; GO_component: GO:0005737 - cytoplasm [Evidence IDA] [PMID 22842922]; GO_component: GO:0005856 - cytoskeleton [Evidence IPI] [PMID 8576246]; GO_function: GO:0051082 - unfolded protein binding [Evidence ISS] [PMID 8576246]; GO_process: GO:0007010 - cytoskeleton organization [Evidence IGI,IMP] [PMID 9199338]; GO_process: GO:0006950 - response to stress [Evidence IEA]) encodes MPRHGFAHAHAHAGPGFGPGFTINGAPIFDFVEALANDFQSHPIFGEENKRKKNWTGNSSANGISVSPRCRSWGVRSGPNGTESDSVVSPPVDVYDTPDSYTVVASVAGANASKINVDFDTTEHELIISGVINSAVSEEHREKYLKIGERRVGKFERKVTVPAEPRVDDENIQAKYSNGVLKVILPKIQPTQAEKRRVVVSVVDDEPEESVPEEQEKSNKEEVTNKEEVSIEVSETSRQEGSATASPAEDEDSVIVESPDKEKTA; translated from the coding sequence ATGCCTAGACACGGTTTTGCTCATGCCCACGCTCACGCTGGCCCCGGCTTCGGCCCAGGCTTCACTATCAATGGTGCCCCAAtttttgactttgttgaAGCTTTGGCTAACGACTTCCAATCGCATCCTATTTTTGGAGAGGAAAACAAGCGAAAAAAGAATTGGACTGGTAATTCCAGTGCCAATGGTATTTCTGTTTCGCCAAGATGTCGCAGCTGGGGTGTAAGATCTGGTCCCAATGGAACAGAATCTGACTCTGTTGTCTCACCCCCTGTCGATGTGTATGATACTCCTGACTCTTACACTGTAGTGGCTTCAGTTGCCGGTGCTAATGCATCTAAGATCAATGTTGATTTCGACACGACCGAACATGAACTAATTATTTCCGGTGTGATCAATTCTGCAGTCTCTGAGGAGCACCGTGAGAAGTATTTGAAGATTGGTGAGAGAAGAGTAGGAAAATTCGAACGCAAGGTTACTGTTCCTGCTGAGCCTcgtgttgatgatgaaaacaTCCAAGCCAAGTATTCTAATGGTGTTTTGAAGGTCATTCTACCTAAGATCCAGCCCACTCAAGCTGAGAAGAGACGTGTTGTAGTCTCCGTGGTTGATGATGAGCCTGAGGAGTCTGTTCCTGAGGAGCAAGAAAAATCTAATAAGGAAGAAGTCACTAATAAGGAAGAAGTCAGCATCGAAGTTTCGGAGACTTCCAGACAAGAAGGTTCTGCTACTGCAAGTCCggctgaagatgaagactCTGTCATTGTAGAGAGCCCTGATAAGGAAAAGACTGCTTAG
- the PAM16 gene encoding Pam16p (Subunit of the import motor (PAM complex); the PAM complex is a component of the Translocase of the Inner Mitochondrial membrane (TIM23 complex); forms a 1:1 subcomplex with Pam18p and inhibits its cochaperone activity; contains a J-like domain; GO_component: GO:0016020 - membrane [Evidence IEA]; GO_component: GO:0005743 - mitochondrial inner membrane [Evidence IEA,IEA]; GO_component: GO:0005744 - mitochondrial inner membrane presequence translocase complex [Evidence IEA]; GO_component: GO:0005744 - mitochondrial inner membrane presequence translocase complex [Evidence IDA] [PMID 14981506]; GO_component: GO:0005739 - mitochondrion [Evidence IEA]; GO_component: GO:0005739 - mitochondrion [Evidence IDA] [PMID 14562095]; GO_component: GO:0005739 - mitochondrion [Evidence IDA] [PMID 14576278]; GO_component: GO:0005739 - mitochondrion [Evidence IDA] [PMID 16823961]; GO_component: GO:0001405 - presequence translocase-associated import motor [Evidence IDA] [PMID 14981506]; GO_component: GO:0001405 - presequence translocase-associated import motor [Evidence IDA] [PMID 14981507]; GO_function: GO:0019904 - protein domain specific binding [Evidence IDA] [PMID 16105940]; GO_process: GO:0030150 - protein import into mitochondrial matrix [Evidence IEA]; GO_process: GO:0030150 - protein import into mitochondrial matrix [Evidence IMP,IPI] [PMID 14981506]; GO_process: GO:0030150 - protein import into mitochondrial matrix [Evidence IMP,IPI] [PMID 14981507]; GO_process: GO:0015031 - protein transport [Evidence IEA]; GO_process: GO:0006810 - transport [Evidence IEA]), with amino-acid sequence MQVVITGSQVFGKAFMEAYRQASSASIRASATAAARQKSGGVSLDEACKILDIEESSISQELVKKKYDYLFDVNSKEKAGSFYLQSKVYRAMERLNYELEQKTAQAAQAGSKPGQSAS; translated from the coding sequence ATGCAAGTGGTGATTACCGGGTCACAAGTGTTCGGTAAAGCGTTCATGGAGGCCTATCGCCAGGCGTCGAGTGCTTCGATCCGGGCCAGTGCCACGGCCGCTGCTCGTCAGAAGTCCGGCGGCGTCAGTCTCGACGAGGCGTGCAAAATCCTCGATATCGAGGAGTCCAGTATCAGCCAGGAGCTtgtgaaaaagaaatacgACTACCTGTTTGACGTCAACTCGAAAGAGAAGGCAGGCAGTTTCTACCTGCAAAGCAAGGTGTATCGTGCTATGGAACGACTGAATTACGAACTGGAACAAAAAACTGCACAGGCAGCTCAGGCTGGCTCAAAACCAGGGCAGTCCGCAAGCTAG
- the TSR4 gene encoding Tsr4p (Cytoplasmic protein required for correct processing of 20S pre-rRNA; protein required for processing of the 20S pre-rRNA at site D to generate mature 18S rRNA; essential gene in S288C background but not in CEN.PK2; GO_component: GO:0005737 - cytoplasm [Evidence IEA,IEA,IEA]; GO_component: GO:0005737 - cytoplasm [Evidence IDA] [PMID 14562095]; GO_function: GO:0003674 - molecular_function [Evidence ND]; GO_process: GO:0030490 - maturation of SSU-rRNA [Evidence IMP] [PMID 19806183]; GO_process: GO:0006364 - rRNA processing [Evidence IEA]), giving the protein MSLLVQIFAPLDGTYYDRALYVFACKKPACRRREGSIRAIRGVQRDTEKESKEAQKEQDELKKLALEEANARAAEEEKKQALASIGDKIFDKSAGTSNPFSNPFSNPFESSSFDKSVTKESKDKGKEIKKTPQTTTPTPQQPADKPTSAHTATKYPQFPGRFIVVEGETLTPRKIEKLDVEPTIDEEDIGSGSGSLDLGKAAETATASIDPVFQKFVDLVDNNPDQILRYERPSTPVFYSSKDDIFDILRDNKIPKSPIDGGNRILELQIMPHAIMVIEESYEQEDIIKNGMEWGTIFVATSENDAMPTLDDNGVGYAEEWVGVQWEEVVTH; this is encoded by the coding sequence ATGAGCTTGTTGGTCCAAATCTTCGCACCATTAGATGGTACCTACTATGATAGAGCATTATATGTGTTTGCATGCAAAAAACCTGCTTGTAGAAGACGTGAAGGGAGCATAAGAGCCATTCGTGGTGTTCAAAGAGATACTGAAAAGGAATCCAAGGAAGCTCAGAAGGAACAGGATGAACTCAAGAAATTAGCATTGGAAGAAGCGAACGCACGtgcagctgaagaagagaagaagcaaGCTCTTGCTAGCATAGGTGATAAGATTTTTGACAAATCAGCAGGTACATCGAATCCTTTTTCCAATCCATTCTCAAACCCTTTTGAATCGAGCTCATTTGATAAGTCTGTAACAAAAGAATCTAAGGATAAAggcaaagaaatcaagaagacccCCCAGACAACAACCCCGACACCACAGCAACCCGCAGACAAACCAACTAGTGCTCACACAGCCACAAAATACCCCCAATTCCCTGGACGTTTTATCGTAGTTGAAGGGGAGACTTTAACGCCAAGAAAAATTGAGAAATTAGACGTAGAACCCACTattgatgaggaagacATTGGTTCTGGAAGCGGTTCCCTGGATTTAGGCAAAGCAGCCGAGACGGCAACTGCGTCTATTGATCCTGTATTCCAAAAGTTTGTTGATCTTGTCGATAATAATCCTGATCAAATCCTGCGATATGAAAGACCATCGACCCCTGTTTTCTATTCGTCGAAAGACGACATATTCGACATTCTGAGGGACAATAAAATCCCCAAGAGCCCAATAGATGGAGGAAACAGGATTCTGGAGCTTCAAATAATGCCACATGCCATTATGGTCATTGAAGAATCTTATGAACAAGAAGACATTATCAAGAACGGTATGGAATGGGGCACTATATTCGTAGCCACGTCTGAAAACGATGCCATGCCTACTCTGGACGATAATGGTGTCGGCTACGCGGAGGAGTGGGTTGGTGTCCAATGGGAAGAAGTAGTAACTCActag
- the AML1 gene encoding Aml1p (hypothetical protein; similar to methyltransferase family members; green fluorescent protein (GFP)-fusion protein localizes to the cytoplasm; required for replication of Brome mosaic virus in S. cerevisiae; expresses a circular RNA; GO_component: GO:0005737 - cytoplasm [Evidence IEA,IEA]; GO_component: GO:0005737 - cytoplasm [Evidence IDA] [PMID 14562095]; GO_function: GO:0008168 - methyltransferase activity [Evidence IEA,IEA]; GO_function: GO:0008168 - methyltransferase activity [Evidence ISS] [PMID 15225602]; GO_function: GO:0003676 - nucleic acid binding [Evidence IEA]; GO_function: GO:0016740 - transferase activity [Evidence IEA]; GO_process: GO:0008150 - biological_process [Evidence ND]; GO_process: GO:0032259 - methylation [Evidence IEA,IEA]) has translation MDSDDELQLSASTLAALQEFQREEKARKEEFEKLSAKAEEDFDNVNAGIDAFQEDWNLSQFWYDDKTANLLADELLDGANESTRIIIVSAPSVYGALSKRAKETWPTKEIYLLEYDDRFKVLAKDKFHHYDFARPLDLPKELAGSFDRILIDPPFLSEDCQTKGKLKYRFGHWLLEVRKVTRFRISSSSQLLYLQYG, from the coding sequence ATGgattctgatgatgaactCCAGCTTTCTGCTTCGACTCTAGCTGCCCTGCAAGAATttcaaagagaagaaaaggctAGAAAGGAGGAGTTTGAAAAGCTTTCAGCGAAAGCAGAGGAAGACTTTGACAATGTTAATGCAGGTATAGATGCTTTTCAAGAAGACTGGAATTTGTCACAGTTTTGGTATGATGATAAAACTGCAAACTTATTAGCGGATGAACTTTTAGATGGTGCAAATGAATCTACtcgtattattattgtcaGTGCACCATCTGTGTATGGAGCGTTGTCCAAACGTGCTAAAGAAACTTGGCCAACCAAGGAAATTTATCTTCTAGAATACGATGACCGATTCAAGGTGCTAGCTAAGGATAAGTTTCATCATTACGACTTTGCCAGACCATTGGACCTCCCAAAAGAGCTTGCAGGAAGCTTCGACAGAATCTTGATTGACCCACCTTTCCTTTCTGAAGACTGTCAAACTAAGGGTAAGTTAAAGTATAGGTTTGGTCACTGGCTATTAGAGGTTAGAAAGGTGACGAGATTTAGGATTAGTAGTTCCTCTCAGTTACTATATCTACAATATGGATAA